Below is a window of Solanum stenotomum isolate F172 unplaced genomic scaffold, ASM1918654v1 scaffold32770, whole genome shotgun sequence DNA.
AGCTATGTACCAGTTGTAACAAGAGTAAACCAATTTTACAGTAAGTGAGTGTTAATTACTGTAGCGTCCAAACTAATATACTACATTTAttacttttcaatttattgTTTTAGGTTGGTAAACTGCAAACATTTGTTTTACTAAATACACAATTATTATGATCCTTTATTTTTACCATATATTTGTTCTTATTTACCATAATTTTATCAAGAATTTGgcttatattttttatcaatatttttggATATGTGACAACAGTTAATCCAAAAGAGTTTATGATATCTACTATATACAACCATTTATAACAACTATGtattcaaaaatatgaataagataACAAAAAGTAATCAACTTTGAAATAAGGTAATGCAATTAAGAAACAGTACtttaataaaagtaatatagttCAACTGTATAACtgcaaattaaaaataacaacaaaaatatcacAAAGCTAATTATCATGAGTTTTTTTTGGGCAAGTCTTCTTGTTATGCCTAACTATACCACATTCACTACAGGTTACTTTCCTCTTCTTCCCCTCTCCTTCGGTGAATCCCTTTTTGCGATCATTTTTTGGAGGTCTGCCAGGTTGCTTTCTTGTAATTGGTGGTAATACTACCTCTTCCAAGACATGTGATGGAACATCCCAAGTGCTTTCGCAAGGCAAGGGTTCAATTGGTATTGCATATGTATCTTGATAATTCTTATTACTATAATAAGCTGAACAATAATCATCGCGATTTTTATTCCTATGTCTGATTGCTGCAAGTGCATGACTACAAGGGATCTCATCATGTTGAAATCTGCCACAACTACACATTCGTGTATTCAGACATACTGTAAACCTCTTTGCACCATCTGTAATGGTATGAAGGTGTATTGTTGATGCGCGTACCTTCATTTAAGAGAATTCATTATCAATAATAAAACCAAAACATAATATGCATAGTAGAGAATTGTTAATACTTACAAGCATACGATGAGACAAATTTCTATTGTCCTCCAACATTTCATTGTATTTACTTGTCAAGGTTGTTGTAGTATTTCTACCTTCTTCGTTGTGTTTCTCATTCCAAGCTTCAATTGTTTTTCTAACAAAATCCAACAATGGTACCACTGGTAACCTTCTTCCAACAAGAATAGCATTATTTAGTGACTCTGCAATGTTACTTGTAGTGTCCAAGTCCTTTTTACTAGTGAATGTGCGCGTGACCATTTCTCATAATTTGCTTTTTGT
It encodes the following:
- the LOC125852186 gene encoding uncharacterized protein LOC125852186; the encoded protein is MLIASTLDPGGHILPLAYGIVDSENDDSWLWFFENFKNAFGEREDMCFVSDRNKSIWNATAVVYLEFRHYACIYHLWTNLLKKTYRDTEEVRPLFFCLAKAYTVQEFDELMTRMDQINPKYRAYLQKANYEKWLPVVPLLDFVRKTIEAWNEKHNEEGRNTTTTLTSKYNEMLEDNRNLSHRMLVRASTIHLHTITDGAKRFTVCLNTRMCSCGRFQHDEIPCSHALAAIRHRNKNRDDYCSAYYSNKNYQDTYAIPIEPLPCESTWDVPSHVLEEVVLPPITRKQPGRPPKNDRKKGFTEGEGKKRKLYS